The Pseudomonas sp. G2-4 genome window below encodes:
- a CDS encoding protease modulator HflK codes for MSLVPRGTNELSSPWIQAGRLAFLALYAITVLAALAWAFSNVRQIDPQSRAVVLHFGALDRIQDAGLLLAWPRPVEQVILLPAADRVLERRVENLLRSDPALQADRVASFATPVSDALAGSGYLLTGDAGVVQLDVRLFYKVIDPYAFVLQDEHVLPALDRLATRSAVALTAARDLDTILVARPELMGSDNQAAERRERLRGDLVQGINRRLADLAATGQGLGIEVVRVDVQSSLPGPAVSAFNAVLTASQQADKAVANARTEAEKLTQTARQDADRAVQVAHAQASERLAKASADTATVLGLAKAQGTDPQMLLRLYRERMPAILRRAGSVTTVDPKDDSRLIIQGAEQ; via the coding sequence ATGAGTTTGGTTCCACGTGGAACAAATGAGTTGTCCAGCCCGTGGATCCAGGCAGGGCGCTTGGCCTTTTTGGCGCTTTACGCGATCACGGTGTTGGCGGCGTTGGCCTGGGCTTTTTCCAATGTACGGCAGATCGACCCGCAGAGCCGCGCGGTGGTGCTGCACTTCGGTGCCTTGGATCGAATCCAGGATGCGGGCCTTTTATTGGCATGGCCTCGTCCTGTGGAACAAGTGATTCTACTGCCTGCGGCAGATCGAGTTCTGGAGCGACGGGTAGAAAACCTGCTGCGCTCGGATCCCGCTTTGCAGGCTGATCGCGTCGCCAGTTTCGCTACGCCGGTCAGCGATGCCTTGGCCGGTTCCGGTTATTTATTGACCGGTGACGCGGGCGTTGTGCAACTGGATGTACGGCTGTTCTACAAAGTCATCGACCCCTACGCTTTTGTTTTGCAGGACGAACATGTACTGCCGGCACTGGATCGATTGGCGACCCGCAGTGCCGTGGCCCTTACCGCCGCACGGGATCTGGACACCATCCTGGTGGCTCGTCCCGAACTGATGGGCAGTGACAACCAAGCCGCCGAACGCCGTGAGCGCCTGCGCGGCGACCTGGTGCAAGGTATCAACCGACGTCTGGCCGATCTTGCTGCAACAGGGCAGGGGCTGGGTATTGAAGTGGTTCGGGTCGACGTGCAGTCGAGCCTGCCAGGGCCGGCGGTGAGTGCATTCAATGCGGTACTGACGGCCAGTCAACAGGCGGACAAAGCCGTCGCCAACGCACGAACCGAAGCCGAAAAACTGACCCAGACAGCCCGCCAGGACGCCGACCGCGCCGTGCAAGTCGCCCATGCCCAGGCCAGCGAACGGCTCGCCAAGGCGTCGGCCGACACTGCCACGGTGCTCGGCCTGGCGAAGGCTCAAGGCACCGATCCGCAAATGCTGCTGCGCCTTTATCGCGAGCGCATGCCCGCTATCCTTCGGCGCGCCGGCTCAGTGACGACGGTCGATCCGAAAGACGATTCCCGCCTGATCATTCAGGGAGCCGAACAATGA